From the genome of Sinanaerobacter sp. ZZT-01:
TTGCAGATCGGCCGCAGGGAGTAATCCATATTCAAATCACACGAGGTCAAATGTATTCCAATATAGAAGTCAGCGATGATGGGAAAGGGTTTGATTTCGAGCAAGTTAAGGGTGCCAGTCTTGGGTTAAACATTGTAATTTCTATCGTCAAAGATAAATTAAATGGGAATTTGCGAATTGACTCGGGAAATCTTGGAACAAGAATTAATTTTGATTTTAAAAATAAAATAGCGAATATGGATAATGTGACGTAACATTTTCCGAGACTAAGTGAAGCAGCTTAGGTACAGAAATTATTCTGTGTCTAGGCTGTTTTTTGTTTAAAAATAGATCATTATGAATTTTGAAAAGGTAAGGGAAGGATGTGGTTCTTTTGAGGGAGGATGTGATAAGTGTAGGTATTGATATTGGAACATCGACGACACAGCTGATCTTTAGTCGGCTGACCATTGAAAATCGTGCCTCTGCCTACACAGTACCAAGAGTAGAGATTGTAAATAAAGAAGTAATTTATTCCAGTGATATTTATTTCACACCATTGCTTTCTTCTACCGAAATTGATGCAGAAGGTGTCAGTGAAATAATACGAAATGAGTATAAAAAAGCAGGGATGACTTTTGATCAGGTTACGACAGGAGCCGTGATTATTACAGGTGAAACTGCAAGAAAACAGAATGCCAATTTGGTATTAAACCGCCTCAGTGATTTAGCAGGTGATTTTGTCGTGGCAACCGCAGGCCCAGACTTAGAGTCCGTCCTTTCTGGAAGAGGCGCTGGAGCAGATCATTTAAGTGAAGAAAATCGAAATACCGTTGCCAATTTAGATATAGGTGGCGGGACAACAAATATTTCAGTTTTTCAAAAGGGGAGCCTTTATGCGGTAACTTGCCTGGATGTTGGAGGACGTCTCATAAAAGTTGAAAAAGGAAAGATTATATATATTTATTCAAAACTAGAAGAATTAGCAAAGCAAAATGGAATTGAAATAAAAGTTGGAGATAATGCAGATGAAATTAAATTGAGAAAAATTTGCAATTTGATGGCGAATCAGATAAAAAAGGCATTACATCTATCGGGGAATGAAGTGGAAATGTCGGTTCTTTATACGAATGAAGGAAAGGCACTGCCAGAAGAATTAAAAATTGATGCAGTTACTTTCTCAGGAGGCGTTGCCGGCTATGTTTATGAACCGGAGGAGAATGATCTTTTTCGGTACGGAGATGTCGGTGTCCTTCTTGGGCAGGAGATCAACCGATGTGGAATTTTAGAGAACGTTCTTTGCTATAGAGGAGAAGAAACCATTCGGGCAACCGTAGTTGGAGCAGGGAGTCATACCACAGAGGTAAGCGGAAGCACTATCTTTTATCAAAAGGAAAAACTCCCTATCAAGAACATACCGATTTTACGGCTCGCAGATGCAGATGAAGAAACTCCTGACTTGATTTCTCAGGCTATTTTAAGACAAATGCCAATCTATCAATCGGAAGAAAAGCCGCAGCCGGTAGCGATTTTACTAAAAGGGAATCGTTACGCTTCTTTCTCTTCCATTCAAAAACTGGCAGATGCAATGATAAGTGCAACTGAGCTGATACAAAAGAAAGGACTTCCTTTAATTGTGATGTTGGAATCTGATATCGGTAAGGCGTTAGGAAATGCAATGCACATAAAACTTCAAGGTAAGGCAGATGTCATCTGTATTGATGGGATCAAAGCACAGAATGGAGATTATGTTGATTTAGGAGAACCTGTTGGGGGTGGTCACGTATTACCCGTGGTGATCAAAACACTCATATTTAACTCGTAGATGGCTTCCATTTGGAAGAAATCAATATAGAGAAAGGAAAAGGTGAAAAGGAGCATGATATTGAAAACAAAGCTATTTGGCCACACGTATGAGTTTAAGTCACTCAGAGAAGTCATGGCTAAGGCAAACGAGGAAAAATCCGGTGATAAATTAGCCGGAATCGCTGCGGAGACCGCAGAGGAACGCGTAGCTGCTAAGGTTGTGCTGTCTCACATTACATTGGAAGAATTGCGCAATCAGCCGGCAGTTCCGTATGAGGAGGATGAAGTAACCAGAATCATTCAAGATGCAGTAAACGAATCGATTTTTAGTGAAGTGAAACACATGACAGTTGCTGAATTTAGAGAATGGCTGTTAGACGAAACAACGACACCGAGCATGATAAGGAGAGTTTCTCGAGGTATTACCGGTGAGATTGTTGCAGCGGTTTGTAAGCTGATGACAAACCTTGATTTGATTTATGCTGCAAAAAAAATGAGAGTATCGGCACACTGTAATACTACGATTGGATTACCGGGGACCTTTTCTTCTCGACTTCAACCAAATCATACGACAGATGATCCAAAGGGAATTATGGCATCCGTTATGGAAGGGTTAAGCTTGGGCTGCGGTGATGCGGTAATCGGTCTAAATCCAGTGGATGACTCCGTAGAAAGTGTTGCAAGAATTTTAAAGAATTTTGATGAATTTAAACGTAAATGGGAGGTGCCAACTCAAATTTGTGTTTTAGCACACGTAACGACACAAACTGAGGCGGCCGATAAATTTAATGCACCGATTGACTTAATGTTTCAGTCAATTGCAGGCTCGCAGAAAGGAAATGAAGCGTTTGGTTTGACGGCTACTATGCTAGATGAAGGTCATGATATGATGCTCAAAAAAGGAACGAGTACCGGACCAAATGTTATGTATTTTGAAACAGGCCAAGGATCGGAATTATCTTCCGAAGCACATCATGGATGGGATCAGGTGACGATGGAAGCACGTTGCTATGGATTTGCAAAACGTTATAATCCATTTTTAGTCAACACAGTTGTTGGATTTATCGGACCGGAATACTTATATGATTCAAAGCAGGTAATTCGTGCAGGTTTAGAAGATCATTTTATGGGGAAACTCACTGGAATTCCAATGGGATGTGATGCGTGCTATACCAACCATATGAAGGCAGATCAGAACGATATTGAAAATCTGGCGACTCTCCTTGTCGCATCTGGGTGTAACTACATTATGGGAGTTCCTCAGGGTGATGACTGCATGCTGATGTATCAATGCACAGGATATCATGAAGCAGCTGCACTTCGAGAAATTTTCGGATTAAGACCAATTAAGGAATTTGATCTTTGGTTGGAAAAAATGGGCTTTTCAGAGAATGGCAAGCTGACACCTTTAGCGGGAGATGCTTCCGTATTTTTGAAGAAATAGAAGGGAGGTATAAAGATGGAACAGAACGATTTGAAAAAAATCATTGAGCAGGTATTAAAAGAAATGCAGCTTTGTGATACGCCGAGTGAAGAAAAGAAATGCGATGCAACGGAAGCACAGCAGGACACATCTAAAATAGAAGATGGTTGTATTCCTGATGTGACCGAAGTAGATATCCGAGAACAATATCTGGTTGAGAATCCGCAGAATGGTGAGGTTTATTATGAATTAAAACAGTTTGCACCTTGTCGCCTCGGTATTGGGAAATGCGGAGCACGTTATAAGACAGATCCAATGCTTCAGTTTAAAGCGGCTCATTCTGCTGCTCAGGATGCTGTATTTAATGATGTAGATGAAGAGTTTATAGATCAAATGAATCTTTTCAAAGTGCAGACACAGTGTGAGAATAAAGACATTTATTTAACAAGACCAGATCTTGGGAGAAGACTCAACGAAGAAGCGGTTGAAGTGATTAAAGAAAAGTGCAAGAAAAATCCAACAGTTCAGATTTATGTTTCAGATGGACTTTCCTCTGCTTCCGTAGCAGCAAACGTCCAAGATCTGCTTCCTGCGATCATGCAGGGATTACAGAGTCAGGGAATTGATGTTGGCACACCATTTTTCGTAAAATATGGTCGCGTTGGTGCAATGGATCAGATATCTGAACTTACAAATGCTGATGTTACGTGTGCATTAATTGGAGAAAGACCAGGTCTGATTACCGCAGAATCAATGAGTGCCTATATCGCTTACAAAGCAACTATGGGGATGCCAGAAGCAAGAAGAACAGTAGTATCTAATATTCATAAGGCAGGAACCATGCCGGTAGAAGCCGGAGCGCATATTGCAGAAATTATAAAAGTAATGCTCGAAAAGAAAGCAAGTGGAACGAACTTGAAACTGTAATGAAAAAGGAGGAATTTAGGACATGAAAAGAGATCCTTTGAAAGCCACCGTATTGGCAACAAAAGTGATTCCGAATGTAAACCCGGAATTAGCAAAAGAGCTGGGGCTGACTCCAGACCAAAGATCGTTAGGGTTGATCACAGCTGACTGTGATGATGTAACGTATACAGCTTTAGATGAAGCAACAAAAGCAGCGGATGTAAAAGTTGTTTATGCAAAGAGTTTTTATGGTGGAGCTGCGAATGCAAATACAAAATTAGCAGGTGAAATTATAGGAATTTTAGCAGGACCAAATCCTGCAGAAATTAAAAGTGGTTTAAAGGCATGTATTGATTTTATTGAAAATGTAGCACACTTTGTTTCCGCAAATGAAGACGATTCGATTCCGTATTATGCACATTGTATTTCAAGAACAGGTTCTTATTTATCAGAAGGAGCAGGTATTAAGGAAGGCGAAGCTCTTGCCTATCTAATAGCGCCTCCGCTTGAAGCGATGTATGGTGTGGATGCAGCGATGAAGGCAGCTGATGTCAGCATGTGTGTATTATATGCACCACCTTCAGAAACAAACTTTGGCGGGGCATTGCTTACGGGCAGTCAATCTGCATGTAAAGCAGCTTGTGAAGCATTTGCAGCTGCAATTGAGTATGTTGCAGAGAACCCATTGGGTTAATCGGGAAGGATGCAAGTTATGAAAGCCATAGGAATGATAGAAGTGAAAGGGTTTTTAAGTGCAGTAGAGGCGTTGGATAGTGCCTTGAAAGCTGCGAACGTAACTCTGCACAGCGTTACTAAGGTAAAAGGCGGATTGGTAGCGGTTATCATAATGGGTGATGTAGGAGCAGTGAAAGCGGCTATGGATGCGTCTTCGGCAGCGGCTAATCGCGTAGGAGAAATCGTATCCGTGCATGTAATACCAAGGCCAAGTGAAGGTGTTATGAATATGATTGAAACACAAAAGCCGTTGGAATACAGAGAAAAAGAGACCGTAGAAAAGAATGTTTCTTCAGAGACAGAGAAACCTTTGCTTGAGGAAAAAGTCTGCTTAGAAGACTCAGAGATTGAACTGAAAAAGAAAGCTGTGTCAGATCAAGTAGAGTCTGTAGTGAAGACAGCAGAGGAGTTGGAATTATCCCAGAAATCAGTTGAGGAACTAAGGCATCTTGCACGAACATTAGAAATAACAAATATGACAAAAAATAAAATAAAATTTGCTAAAAAAGATGAACTAATTAAAGCAATCAGCGAATTTAAGGAAAGGAGAGAGGACTGATGCTACTTTATGATAAAGATTTGCTGTCTGTGCAGGAAGTCAGAGAATTAGTAGAGCGTGCGAAAGCGGCACAGCTTGAGTTAGCACAAAAAAAGCAAGAAGATGTTGACCTCATTGTAAAATCAATTGCAGAAGCAGGGATTCGTAATGCGAAAAGGCTGGCACAGCTCGCTCATGATGAGACAGGATTTGGAGTTGTTGCAGATAAAGAAATAAAAAATATATTTGGAAGTAAAGGCGTTTATGATCGGATTAAGACAATGAAGACGATCGGCGTACTGAAAGAGGATAAGGAGGCAGGAACGTATGCTCTAGCTGTACCAATGGGGGTTATTGCTGGGTTGGTTCCTTCAACAAATCCAACTTCTACCGTGTTTTATAAAGCGGAAATTGCAATCAAAGCAGGAAATGCAATTGTATTTTCACCTCACCCGAACGCTTTAAACTGTATTTTAGAAACAGTTAAAGTGATTCGTCAGGCGATTACGGAAGTAGGAGGTAACAGTGATCTTGTCGGCTGTGTTTCTTTACCGACTGTTCAAGCGACAGATGTGCTTATGAGCCATCCGGATACTTCATTGATTCTTGCGACTGGAGGGTCTGCAATGGTACGTGCGGCCTATTCCTCTGGAACGCCGGCAATTGGGGTTGGTCCAGGTAATGGTCCGGCATATATTGAACGTACAGCAAACCTTCAAAAGGCTGTTCAATGCATCTTCGATTCAAAGACCTTTGATAACGGAACCATCTGTGCTACCGAACAGTCCGTTATCTGTGATCTGGATCAAAAAGAGGCAGTGCAGGCAGAAATGAAACGTCAGGGGGCTTATTTCTTAAATCAAGAAGAAAAAGAGAAATTAGGAAACTTTATTCTTCGATCAAACGGAACCATGAATCCGATGATTGTTGGAAGAAGTGCGCAAAATATTGCCGAACTGGCAGGGCTTTCACTTCCGGAGGGCACACGTATCATTGTTGCAGAGGAAGACGGAGTCGGAAGAGGGCATCCTTATTCCAATGAAAAACTAACTCCGATTCTAGCTTTTTACGCAGAGAAGGATTATAAGGCAGTTTGTGATCGATGCTGCGAAATTTTATATTATGAAGGTGCAGGACACTCATTTATCATTCACTCAGAAAATCAGGAAATTATAGATTATTTCGCAAAACGTGTACCAGTGTCAAGATTTATCGTGAACAGCCCGGGTGCAATGGGAGGAATCGGTGCATCGACTGGCTTAATGCCAGCCTTAACCTTAGGATGCGGAGCCGTTGGAGGAAGTGCGACGAGTGAAAATGTAGGGCCGGAGCAATTGTATAATTTAAGATATGTTGCTTATGGAAAAAAGAGTATGGAGACCATACGAAAAGAAGCGGCTCAGGCAAGTAATCGTTTGGGCTGTGGAAACTTGAAAGAAGATCAGGTGAACGAAATTGTTCGAGAAATTATTCGTCAATTGGAAGCTGTTTAGGCAGCAAAGATAAGGAGGAGACGATATGGCTACAATGCAAGCGTTAGGTATGATAGAAACAAAAGGATTGGTTGGTTCCATTGAGGCAGCAGATGCAATGGTAAAAGCTGCAAATGTTACCTTAATCGGAAAAGAACATGTAGGAGGCGGCCTTGTTACCGTTATGGTAAGAGGCGATGTAGGTGCGGTAAAAGCTGCAACAGATGCTGGAGCAGCAGCTGCGGAAAGAGTGGGAGAATTAATTTCTGTACACGTTATTCCAAGACCGCATGAAGAAGTAGAAATGATACTTCCGGTATTAAAGTAAGGAGGAAAGAAGATGGCAGCAATGCAAGCGTTAGGTATGATAGAAACAAAAGGATTGGTTGGTTCCATTGAGGCAGCAGATGCAATGGTAAAAGCTGCAAATGTTACCTTAATTGGAAAAGAACACGTAGGAGGCGGCCTTGTTACCGTTATGGTAAGAGGCGATGTAGGTGCGGTAAAAGCTGCAACAGATGCTGGAGCAGCAGCTGCGGAAAGAGTGGGAGAATTGATTTCTGTGCACGTTATTCCAAGACCGCATGAAGAAGTAGAGATGATACTTCCTGTTTTGCAAAAATAAAGGGCGATTGAAAGAGGCAGGAGGTGAGAAAATTTGAAGGTAATAACGGAAGCGATTTTACGGACGGAATTGCGTAACGAGCAACCGGATGTTTATTATATCCCGGAAGGGAAGCTGTTATCACCGGCCGGCCGTGAATATCTGCAGCAACGTAAGATTAAGATTGCGCCCAAGGGTGCCGAGCCGAAAAAAGAAGAAAAGAGTGTTTCGGAGTCTGTTACACAGGCTCCGGAGCCTCCAAAGGCTAAGTATATAGATTTTGAAAGCGGAGCCTATTATACGGAAAAACCAGAATATATGTGTCAGCTTTACGATAACGTTCTTGTGACGAAAAGTCATGCGAGAATTTATTTTCGAGGAAAGCTGGACTCTATACAGTCGCAGATTGTATTGGATCAAGCAAATCTGGCGGAAAAGGGTGTGAACCAAAATCTGTTGAAAGATTTGGATGGAATCCTAGCCATATTGCGTGAAATTATGCGCTGTGACGTATTGAACGAAGGATTTTTTAATGACTCCATCATTGGCCTAAGTTACAAAGAGCTGAGAGAACAATCTCACGATCCGATGAAGTATTTTAAAATTAAACAGATGGAACTTCCTTCCTATAAAATGGGAAGCAGCTATGCACTGTTGAATCAGCTAAGATCTTCTGTTCGAGAGGTAGAGGTCGCAGCGGCTGTGGCATTTATTGAAAAGAAAAGGTGCAGCCGGCCAGATATCTTAGAAGCATTGAATCGCTTATCCAGTGCGCTGCACATTATGATGTGCCGATATTTAGCAGGAATGTATCAATAGGGAGAAGACAAGATGGATCATAATTTAGTGGAAATGGTAGCTACAGCGATGCAGCAGAACGGGCTGATACAGGTAGAGGTTTCTGCAAGGCATGTACACTTATGTCAAGCAGATTTAGAAACACTATTTGGAAAGGGAGTTCAATTAACAAAAAAAAGGGATTTATCGCAGCCCGGACAATATTTGGCAGAAGAGAAAGTAACACTCGTTGGATCAAAAGGAGAAAAAAAGGTATCGGTTCTTGGGCCAGTTCGAAAAGAAACACAAGTAGAACTTTCAATGAGCGACTGCATGACAATGGGAATCAAAGCTCCCGTTCGTTTGTCGGGAGATTTAAAAGATTCAGGGAGTGCAGTATTAAAAGGACCTTGTGGAGAAGTTTCATTACAAGAGGGAGTAATTGTTGCACAGGCACATGTGCATATGACACCGGAAGCCGGTGAAGCTTTAGGCCTGTGTGACCATCAGAAAGTGAAACTGGAATTGATGACTTCTCGTCCGACTGTATTGGATGCAGCGGTCAGAATCAGTGCAGAATCCAGATGTAGAGTGCACATTGATACGGACGAGGCGAATGCGTCAGGATGCAGCGGTTTTGTTGTAGCGAAGATCCGAAAATAAAAAAGGCGGAATGTAGGATGAATTTGCAAAGAGTAAATAAATATATGGAGCGAATCGCCCAGTCAGAAACGACAACCTTTGAACCAACAGGAGAAAAATTAAAAGTTGGAGTGGACCTGGGAACTGCTTACATTGTCATGGTTGTGCTTGATGAACAGGATAATCCAATTGCATGCGAAAAACAAGCGGCCAATGTGCTGAAAGACGGGGTTGTCGTAGACTACTTAGGTGCTTTGCAGATTGTAAAGGACTTAAAGGGAAAGCTGGAGAAGCGTTTAGGCGGAAGAGAGCTTTTAAATTGTGCGATTGCAATGCCCGCAGGAACAGAAAGCAGCGTAAATACGCACACGTATGTGGCGGAGGGAGCAGGCTTTGAGGTTACAAATGTTTTGGATGAACCTTCTGCAGCAAATGCTGTTTACCAAATTGAAAACGGGGCTGTGGTAGACATCGGCGGGGGAACAACAGGGATCGCAATTCTGCACAATGGTAAGGTGATTCGCATGGAAGATGAAGCAACTGGAGGAACACATATCTCTTTGGTTCTAGCAGGGAATTTTCATATTGATCTTGCGCAGGCTGAGGAGATAAAACAAGATTACAGTAAGCATAAAGAAATTTTACCCGTAGTAAAAGCTGTGGTAGAAAAAATGGCTGCAATTGTAAAACGGTATGTTCACCCAGAAGAGATTGATACCATTTATCTTTGTGGAGGGACCTGCTGTCTTACAGGAATTGAAAAAATCTTCGAAAAAGAGACAGGGATTATAACTATAAAACCGGATAATCCGTTCTTGGTAACTCCTGCGGGGATTGCAATGAACTGTATTGCCGGTTAGGAAGGAGGGGGCAAATGGAATGGAATGAACTGGTTGAAGAAATTACAGCCAGAGTAAAAAAAATATTGCAGGAACAAGAATCATTGAATTGTGAAGCACCTGTTACGGAGTGTGGAACAAAAAAGAAACTCCTTATTTTGTCGCCACAAGGCAGTGAGCAATGCCATGAAGTATGGGATTCAATAAAAAACCAGAAGGAATGGAACATTACGTATGCTGCAGAAGAGAACTATGATTGCGATATCGCTGCAGTGGATACAGTCGTACTTTGTAACGTAAGCAATGAACGACTCGTAAAGATTGCAAACGGCATCGGAGATACCCCTTTGACAGCATTAGCAACTCGAGCCATATTAATGGGCAAAAAGGTGATTATTCCAACAGAGGAATTAGAACTTCTTTGCTATAGCAAGAGTGCACCTGCGGCCTATTATGACCACATGCTGCAGTATGTAGCTCTTTTAAAACGGTCGGATGTAGTATTGTGTGATTTAAAGCAACTCTATTCGGTAATCTGTGAAAAGGAAACGTGCGAAGAAGAATCCGGTATAAAGAGTCAGCAGCCTTACGTTCAGGAGAAGAAAGAAATCCTGCATTTAGGAAAAAAAGTGGTGACAGAGCGTGACATTCATGAAGCTTGTACGAATCAGATAACTGAGATTCGAATAGGTAAAAAAACGATTGTAACCGATCTTGCAAAAGATTATGCGAGAGAAAGAGGCATCAAAGTGATTGCGGAGATGTAAGATTATTGCGGAAAGCAGAGCACTCGAAGCATTAATAGAGAGGATGGAAACATATGCAGGTAGGAAAAGTTATTGGGACGATTTGGGCAACTAGAAAAGAAGAACGTTTGGCAGGATTAAAGCTTTTAATCGTGATACCGATAGATCTGCTTGAAAAGAACAGTAAAATGAGTCCGATTGTTGCCGCAGATATTATTGGAGCAGGAGTGGGCGAGACGGTTCTGATTGTTTCCGGAAGTTCTGCTCGCAGTGCGGTTGGAGATTCAAAAACTCCTGTAGACGCTACGGTTGTAGGGATTGTAGATGACCAGGAAATTGATGAAAATGTACTATAAATCGACTCGGAATAGTGAGGTGATTCTATGAAACTGATCGATGCGGTAAAGTCTGCAGGAGTTGTTGGGGCCGGAGGAGCCGGATTTCCCACTCATGTTAAGCTGGCGGCACAGGCAGATACTTTTATTATAAATGCCGCAGAATGTGAGCCTTTAATTGAGACGGATAAATATTTAATGCGGACTTTTCCGGAAGAGCTGATTATATCAGCTGAATTAATTGCGACTCATTTAAAAGCAAAGCGAAAGGTAATCGCTTTAAAAAGTAAATACAAAGAAGAGATTAAAGCCTTGTCTGCGGCAATAGATAAACACAACTCTTCCTTTGAATTGGTGCAAATGCCTTCTTTTTACCCTGCAGGTGATGAGCAGATTTTAGTTCAATTTGTTACCGGAAAAAGTGTGCCGGAACGAGGGTTACCACTACATGTCGGAGCAGTTGTCGATAATGTTGGAACTGTTTTAAATGTGGGAGAAGCTGTTGCCGAAAAACCGGTTACAGACAAATATCTTTCAATTGTAGGTGAGGTAGAAAAGCCATTAATGTTAAAGGTTCCAATTGGAACATCCATAAAGGAGTGCATTGAAATGGCAAAACCCCTTATTTCTAAGTATGACTTTATACTCGGCGGCCCGATGATGGGAAGAGTCTGCAAAGGGGAAGAGGCGCAGACGGAATTTGTTACAAAGACAACTGGAAATGTGATTTTGCTGCCAAAAGGACACTATTTGGTTGAACGCTCAGAGCTCTCCATTTCTGCCATTGCGGCACAGACCAGAAGCGCCTGTATCCAGTGTAAAATGTGTACCGATATGTGCCCTCGTTATTTAATTGGGCATGATATAAGACCAAGTCAAGTGATGAGAAATCTTTACAGAGAAAAAACAATTAAAGATAATGTAGAATATGAA
Proteins encoded in this window:
- the pduL gene encoding phosphate propanoyltransferase, with translation MDHNLVEMVATAMQQNGLIQVEVSARHVHLCQADLETLFGKGVQLTKKRDLSQPGQYLAEEKVTLVGSKGEKKVSVLGPVRKETQVELSMSDCMTMGIKAPVRLSGDLKDSGSAVLKGPCGEVSLQEGVIVAQAHVHMTPEAGEALGLCDHQKVKLELMTSRPTVLDAAVRISAESRCRVHIDTDEANASGCSGFVVAKIRK
- the eutL gene encoding ethanolamine utilization microcompartment protein EutL, with the translated sequence MKRDPLKATVLATKVIPNVNPELAKELGLTPDQRSLGLITADCDDVTYTALDEATKAADVKVVYAKSFYGGAANANTKLAGEIIGILAGPNPAEIKSGLKACIDFIENVAHFVSANEDDSIPYYAHCISRTGSYLSEGAGIKEGEALAYLIAPPLEAMYGVDAAMKAADVSMCVLYAPPSETNFGGALLTGSQSACKAACEAFAAAIEYVAENPLG
- a CDS encoding EutN/CcmL family microcompartment protein, giving the protein MQVGKVIGTIWATRKEERLAGLKLLIVIPIDLLEKNSKMSPIVAADIIGAGVGETVLIVSGSSARSAVGDSKTPVDATVVGIVDDQEIDENVL
- the eutM gene encoding ethanolamine utilization microcompartment protein EutM, with the translated sequence MAAMQALGMIETKGLVGSIEAADAMVKAANVTLIGKEHVGGGLVTVMVRGDVGAVKAATDAGAAAAERVGELISVHVIPRPHEEVEMILPVLQK
- a CDS encoding ethanolamine ammonia-lyase subunit EutB gives rise to the protein MILKTKLFGHTYEFKSLREVMAKANEEKSGDKLAGIAAETAEERVAAKVVLSHITLEELRNQPAVPYEEDEVTRIIQDAVNESIFSEVKHMTVAEFREWLLDETTTPSMIRRVSRGITGEIVAAVCKLMTNLDLIYAAKKMRVSAHCNTTIGLPGTFSSRLQPNHTTDDPKGIMASVMEGLSLGCGDAVIGLNPVDDSVESVARILKNFDEFKRKWEVPTQICVLAHVTTQTEAADKFNAPIDLMFQSIAGSQKGNEAFGLTATMLDEGHDMMLKKGTSTGPNVMYFETGQGSELSSEAHHGWDQVTMEARCYGFAKRYNPFLVNTVVGFIGPEYLYDSKQVIRAGLEDHFMGKLTGIPMGCDACYTNHMKADQNDIENLATLLVASGCNYIMGVPQGDDCMLMYQCTGYHEAAALREIFGLRPIKEFDLWLEKMGFSENGKLTPLAGDASVFLKK
- a CDS encoding BMC domain-containing protein, with product MKAIGMIEVKGFLSAVEALDSALKAANVTLHSVTKVKGGLVAVIIMGDVGAVKAAMDASSAAANRVGEIVSVHVIPRPSEGVMNMIETQKPLEYREKETVEKNVSSETEKPLLEEKVCLEDSEIELKKKAVSDQVESVVKTAEELELSQKSVEELRHLARTLEITNMTKNKIKFAKKDELIKAISEFKERRED
- the eutM gene encoding ethanolamine utilization microcompartment protein EutM; its protein translation is MATMQALGMIETKGLVGSIEAADAMVKAANVTLIGKEHVGGGLVTVMVRGDVGAVKAATDAGAAAAERVGELISVHVIPRPHEEVEMILPVLK
- the eutC gene encoding ethanolamine ammonia-lyase subunit EutC, which encodes MEQNDLKKIIEQVLKEMQLCDTPSEEKKCDATEAQQDTSKIEDGCIPDVTEVDIREQYLVENPQNGEVYYELKQFAPCRLGIGKCGARYKTDPMLQFKAAHSAAQDAVFNDVDEEFIDQMNLFKVQTQCENKDIYLTRPDLGRRLNEEAVEVIKEKCKKNPTVQIYVSDGLSSASVAANVQDLLPAIMQGLQSQGIDVGTPFFVKYGRVGAMDQISELTNADVTCALIGERPGLITAESMSAYIAYKATMGMPEARRTVVSNIHKAGTMPVEAGAHIAEIIKVMLEKKASGTNLKL
- the eutA gene encoding ethanolamine ammonia-lyase reactivating factor EutA; the encoded protein is MREDVISVGIDIGTSTTQLIFSRLTIENRASAYTVPRVEIVNKEVIYSSDIYFTPLLSSTEIDAEGVSEIIRNEYKKAGMTFDQVTTGAVIITGETARKQNANLVLNRLSDLAGDFVVATAGPDLESVLSGRGAGADHLSEENRNTVANLDIGGGTTNISVFQKGSLYAVTCLDVGGRLIKVEKGKIIYIYSKLEELAKQNGIEIKVGDNADEIKLRKICNLMANQIKKALHLSGNEVEMSVLYTNEGKALPEELKIDAVTFSGGVAGYVYEPEENDLFRYGDVGVLLGQEINRCGILENVLCYRGEETIRATVVGAGSHTTEVSGSTIFYQKEKLPIKNIPILRLADADEETPDLISQAILRQMPIYQSEEKPQPVAILLKGNRYASFSSIQKLADAMISATELIQKKGLPLIVMLESDIGKALGNAMHIKLQGKADVICIDGIKAQNGDYVDLGEPVGGGHVLPVVIKTLIFNS
- the eutJ gene encoding ethanolamine utilization protein EutJ; this encodes MNLQRVNKYMERIAQSETTTFEPTGEKLKVGVDLGTAYIVMVVLDEQDNPIACEKQAANVLKDGVVVDYLGALQIVKDLKGKLEKRLGGRELLNCAIAMPAGTESSVNTHTYVAEGAGFEVTNVLDEPSAANAVYQIENGAVVDIGGGTTGIAILHNGKVIRMEDEATGGTHISLVLAGNFHIDLAQAEEIKQDYSKHKEILPVVKAVVEKMAAIVKRYVHPEEIDTIYLCGGTCCLTGIEKIFEKETGIITIKPDNPFLVTPAGIAMNCIAG
- a CDS encoding ATP-binding protein gives rise to the protein MKVITEAILRTELRNEQPDVYYIPEGKLLSPAGREYLQQRKIKIAPKGAEPKKEEKSVSESVTQAPEPPKAKYIDFESGAYYTEKPEYMCQLYDNVLVTKSHARIYFRGKLDSIQSQIVLDQANLAEKGVNQNLLKDLDGILAILREIMRCDVLNEGFFNDSIIGLSYKELREQSHDPMKYFKIKQMELPSYKMGSSYALLNQLRSSVREVEVAAAVAFIEKKRCSRPDILEALNRLSSALHIMMCRYLAGMYQ
- a CDS encoding acetaldehyde dehydrogenase (acetylating), whose product is MLLYDKDLLSVQEVRELVERAKAAQLELAQKKQEDVDLIVKSIAEAGIRNAKRLAQLAHDETGFGVVADKEIKNIFGSKGVYDRIKTMKTIGVLKEDKEAGTYALAVPMGVIAGLVPSTNPTSTVFYKAEIAIKAGNAIVFSPHPNALNCILETVKVIRQAITEVGGNSDLVGCVSLPTVQATDVLMSHPDTSLILATGGSAMVRAAYSSGTPAIGVGPGNGPAYIERTANLQKAVQCIFDSKTFDNGTICATEQSVICDLDQKEAVQAEMKRQGAYFLNQEEKEKLGNFILRSNGTMNPMIVGRSAQNIAELAGLSLPEGTRIIVAEEDGVGRGHPYSNEKLTPILAFYAEKDYKAVCDRCCEILYYEGAGHSFIIHSENQEIIDYFAKRVPVSRFIVNSPGAMGGIGASTGLMPALTLGCGAVGGSATSENVGPEQLYNLRYVAYGKKSMETIRKEAAQASNRLGCGNLKEDQVNEIVREIIRQLEAV